From the genome of Populus alba chromosome 10, ASM523922v2, whole genome shotgun sequence, one region includes:
- the LOC118059794 gene encoding cyclin-dependent protein kinase inhibitor SMR1 gives MSSDQELFQNLPKPGLKVTKTTRNDDGEDDDCEQYECCTPTSAQHKIPALLTCPPAPKKPRRSPDSCKRKLSNLHFFEVMNREEVDLFFRPSKKVGFASGVVA, from the coding sequence ATGTCCAGCGATCAAGAACTCTTCCAAAACTTGCCAAAACCTGGATTGAAGGTGACAAAGACGACTCGTAATGATGATGGTGAAGATGATGACTGTGAGCAGTATGAGTGCTGCACTCCGACATCAGCTCAACACAAGATTCCCGCCTTGTTAACCTGTCCACCAGCACCAAAGAAACCACGGAGAAGTCCAGATTCTTGCAAGAGGAAACTGTCAAATCTGCACTTTTTTGAGGTTATGAACCGTGAAGAGGTGGACTTGTTTTTTAGGCCAAGCAAGAAGGTTGGTTTCGCCTCCGGGGTGGTCGCCTAA